One segment of Octopus sinensis linkage group LG27, ASM634580v1, whole genome shotgun sequence DNA contains the following:
- the LOC115225088 gene encoding zinc finger protein 135-like produces CGKSFFQRTHLTIHKRIHTGEKPFHCNICGESFSLNDTLTKHKRIHTGEKPYHCDICGKTFSQSYHLTKHQRVHTGEKPYHCDICGKSFSCNSHLTRHKRIHTGEKPHHCDICGESFSENGSLTKHIRIHTGEKPYHCDICGKSFIESGQLNKHKRVHTGEKPYHCKICGKSFIESGDLNKHKRVNTGEKPYHCDICGKSFSCSGHLSDHKRIHTGEKPYHCDICGKSFSRNSQLVNHKRIHTGEKPFHCKICGKSFIESGQLNKHKRVHTGEKPYHCDICGKSFSRSDHLSDHKRIHTGEKPYQCDVCGKSFSESGVLTKHQCRI; encoded by the coding sequence tgtggaaaatcattctttcaaagaACTCACTTGACtattcacaagcgtattcatacaggagagaagccatttcattgtaatatctgtggtgaatcattttctctAAATGAcactttaactaaacacaaacgtattcataccggagaaaagccatatcattgtgatatctgtggtaaaacattctctcaaagttaTCACTTGACTAAACACCAGCgcgttcacacaggagagaaaccatatcattgtgatatctgtggtaaatcattttcttgtaATAGTCACTTGACTAgacataaacgcattcatacaggagagaaacctcatcattgtgatatctgtggtgaatcattctctgaaaatggcAGTTTAACTaaacacatacgcattcatacaggagagaagccatatcattgtgatatctgtggcaaatcattcattGAAAGTGGTCAATTGAAtaagcacaagcgtgttcatacaggagagaaaccatatcattgtaagatctgtggcaaatcattcattGAAAGTGGTGACTTGAATAAGCACAAGCGTGTtaatacaggagagaaaccatatcattgtgatatctgtggtaaatcattctcttgtagTGGCCACTTATCTGatcataaacgcattcatacaggggaaaaaccatatcattgtgatatctgtggtaaatcattctctcgtaatagtcaattggttaatcacaaacgcattcatacaggagagaagccatttcattgtaagatctgtggcaaatcattcattGAAAGTGGTCAATTGAAtaagcacaagcgtgttcatacaggagagaaaccatatcattgtgatatctgtggtaaatcattctctcgtagtgACCACTTGTCTGatcataaacgcattcatacaggggaaaagccatatcagtgtgatgtctgtggtaaatcattctctgaaagtggtgtcctaactaaacaccagtgcaggatataa